From Pyrenophora tritici-repentis strain M4 chromosome 1, whole genome shotgun sequence, the proteins below share one genomic window:
- a CDS encoding Ion-trans multi-domain protein: MSYQDANHGRSQSHQSIPLQDLNRPPDESDPDAPQHRRTLSNRGRNLLRQTGAMATGGHFRDSQYSPIAEVSPSPTRHAHPPQINTNVPPVGSGIRSVEEDAGSPLDAGAFQAAIGFGMSMDFQGETSPPIATQASSHLSYIPYEHGHEHPLEPYADRATSEDHGYFSPTYDDTARLTDPQHLQPMSGATAPSTPVEQQDRSSFQSVRFLSPGHASSGARLGDDIGQVEAATGNLRDSRGRNRSLSPGQFESPLHRAGTIMRNISQRVVNVSNDSQVAERTIRRKSTVHHARLTAPPAFPSLPEYAADGPTSPAPSTPTEKPPSPVVYQNRPSALWQRPPNPLRGKSLGIFPADSKLRIKLCDLLVHPVTEPFLLMLIIIQTVLLAVDARTTAPYDPRRSKTIDTFSAIDYALLGLFTIYTLEVIVRIIVSGFIINPVEYSTINRQVGLREALKSKANQLFGGLQRQPSQRKSGSNTDPIQQQPSVMRTLTTAQMNPDFTTNDPRQLQRARLAHRAYLRHSFNRTDFVAVVSYWVAFLLGMRDAQNSRVILVFEMLSCLRIIRLLNLTSGTSVILRSLKKAAPLLVNVAFLIGFFWLLFSIVGVQSFKSSLRRTCVWRDPNGNEDFNNADQFCGGHLLNIDGIHPTGYIPAPGMPAGPPEGKGFLCPKGSECVESTNPNNDTQSFDNILQSLELVFVIMSSNTWSSLLYTVADTDYLVSSIFFIVGILVLSLWLISLLIAVITSSFQIIREESKTSAFTGEEIKEEDTEDSGEKQRVSSLKRWYDKTLWLWVSVISFGLVSQMMRSSNMSDFRQFFINSAESIVTLILFVEIIIRLIVDWRHFFRSKRNVTDLALAIITAIIQIPAIKEAHNGKAYAWLSIFQIIRVYRVVLAVPMTRDLIMIVFGNAGGLLNLILFVFLLTFLASIFASQLFRGEIPEQNDGEDTRVPFFNIYNSFLGMYQIFSSENWTTILYSVTSAQKEFGTAWIGASFCVMWFIFANLIVLNMFIAVIQENFDVSEDEKRLQQVKAFLQQKEDGLTSSTGNLSLSSIFKLGQARRRDPLDYGHAATEMLLKDAVVRDFLDEGNGNHGPAEDDPRPGIHPAKTVVGSGLMSTWWQRFLRRIVHREPNPFYAPLDFGRAYEDLDPRRMAKEVVSATERRKKAQREYLRNHPNYNVSLFMFKVHNPIRKLCQRVVGPGRGGDRIEGVAPSVPIWYAFSAFIYAAIIAMVLLACITTPLYQRQYFMTHAFSVKNWFVWVDMGFAVLFTIEALIKVIADGFFWTPNAYFRGSWGFIDGVVLITLWINVGTSFMNEGQVTRTVGAFKALRALRLLNISDSARDHFHSLIVRGWWKLFSAAFVSLSLLIPFAIYGLNLFVGQLQTCNDGSYPAGADLSNCVGEYDSSPFNWNVLAPRQVSNPYYDFDNFGDSLFILFQIVSQEGWTDCMWSAMSITGVFTQPEPRQSLGNAVYFIIFNLLGAVFVLTLFVSVFMRNYTEQTGVAFLTTDQRSWLELRKLLRQVSPSKRPSSTKQRESWEEWCYRRAVTKTGYWHKFITGVLILHLVLLCLEWYPGYGPWETARDYIFLALTITFIANVVIRIIGLSWHRFRKSAWDMFSIFAVTGTFVTSILVLSKGKANGRVFVQLHKLCLVSIAFLLIPRNNQLDQLFKTAAASLAAIANLLATWFVLFLVYAIALTQTFGLTRFGANETDNINFRTVPKALIFLFTMSGGEGWNQFMEDFANVDKPYCTVGDGKYFNSDCGSPEWARALFITWNILSMYIFVNLFVSLIYESFSYVYQRSSGLSVISREEIRRFKQAWAEFDPNGSGYISRDVFPRLLGELSGIFEMRIYDGDFTIGSLIEECSVTSRRESNLPVPGREPTKEIDIDKLNRRLSQLPISEIRRRRARMNTFYEEVLVSSDPDRGIQFSSLLMILAHHKVINDNKSLRLEEFLRRRARLQRVEEAVRRNVVVGFFDTLYWARRFRRAMELKKQGRMATVPQFTVPEIFIDDEDITNAKRGQSPAMGSPLFSPQDLYLPSPRSSLEQGRSRTNSIAQRPSRTNSIQQTPTGSPTRGSLQPSPFSLSGEQDWQFASALSRPPSPLEVDSGQVDNRSRANSAVSAADVLEVLDNSAWGESIRRSFTQRRRS, from the exons ATGTCCTACCAAGATGCCAATCATGGCCGGAGCCAGAGCCACCAGTCAATACCTCTGCAAGATCTCAATCGCCCACCAGACGAAAGCGACCCGGATGCGCCGCAGCACAGGCGGACCCTCAGTAACCGCGGCCGCAACCTGCTTAGACAGACGGGCGCCATGGCGACAGGAGGACACTTTCGAGACTCGCAGTACTCTCCCATTGCAGAGGTGTCGCCCAGCCCCACGCGACATGCGCACCCCCCGCAGATAAACACCAATGTTCCCCCGGTGGGCAGTGGCATACGGAGCGTGGAAGAGGATGCGGGTTCGCCTTTGGATGCAGGCGCATTCCAGGCGGCCATAGGCTTTGGCATGAGCATGGATTTCCAGGGCGAGACATCACCACCGATAGCAACCCAGGCCTCGTCACATTTATCCTACATCCCATACGAGCATGGACACGAACACCCTCTTGAGCCCTATGCTGACAGAGCAACCTCGGAAGACCACGGTTACTTCTCTCCCACCTACGACGATACCGCCCGCCTGACAGATCCGCAACACCTCCAGCCCATGAGCGGGGCTACAGCTCCTTCCACCCCGGTCGAGCAGCAAGACCGATCGAGCTTCCAGAGTGTGCGCTTTCTCAGTCCGGGTCATGCCTCATCAGGAGCACGCCTTGGCGACGATATTGGCCAGGTTGAGGCTGCGACTGGCAACCTGCGAGACTCTAGAGGAAGGAACCGATCTTTGTCACCTGGCCAGTTCGAATCGCCTCTACATCGAGCTGGGACCATTATGCGGAACATATCACAGCGTGTCGTCAACGTCAGTAACGATTCCCAAGTTGCCGAGAGAACTATTCGAAGAAAGTCGACTGTACACCACGCACGTCTAACCGCACCACCTGCCTTTCCATCACTTCCGGAATATGCCGCCGATGGCCCTACTTCGCCTGCTCCATCCACACCAACCGAGAAGCCGCCCTCGCCTGTGGTTTATCAGAACAGGCCAAGCGCACTATGGCAGCGCCCGCCAAATCCCTTGCGAGGCAAAAGTCTGGGCATCTTTCCTGCCGATAGCAAGCTGAGAATCAAACTCTGCGACCTCCTCGTACATCCAGTCACCGAGCCCTTTCTTCTCATGCTAATCATCATCCAAACGGTACTCCTAGCGGTTGATGCGCGTACAACAGCCCCGTACGATCCCAGACGGAGCAAGACAATCGATACATTCAGTGCCATTGACTACGCTCTGCTAGGTCTTTTCACCATCTATACGTTGGAGGTCATTGTTCGTATTATCGTCTCTGGCTTCATCATCAATCCAGTCGAATACAGCACTATCAATCGACAAGTGGGCCTACGGGAAGCGCTCAAGAGCAAAGCAAACCAGCTGTTTGGCGGTCTGCAGCGACAACCTTCACAAAGAAAAAGCGGTAGCAACACTGACCCAATTCAACAACAGCCATCGGTAATGCGAACCTTGACCACCGCACAGATGAATCCAGATTTCACCACAAACGATCCACGGCAACTGCAGCGGGCTCGCTTGGCACATAGAGCCTATCTCAGGCATTCCTTCAATCGGACTGATTTCGTTGCCGTGGTCTCATACTGGGTCGCTTTTCTTTTGGGTATGCGAGATGCGCAGAATAGCCGCGTCATTCTCGTTTTCGAGATGCTGAGCTGTCTGCGAATCATCCGTCTTTTAAATCTCACCAGTGGTACCTCC GTCATTCTTCGGAGTCTAAAGAAAGCTGCGCCTTTGCTGGTTAATGTCGCATTTCTCATTGGCTTCTTCTGGCTTCTTTTTTCCATCGTCGGTGTCCAGAGCTTCAAGTCGAGTCTTAGGAGAACCTGCGTATGGAGAGATCCCAATGGGAATGAAGACTTCAACAACGCCGATCAGTTTTGTGGTGGCCACCTACTCAACATCGACGGCATCCATCCAACAGGTTACATACCTGCTCCAGGCATGCCTGCAGGTCCACCGGAGGGCAAAGGCTTTCTGTGCCCAAAGGGTTCGGAGTGCGTTGAAAGCACCAACCCGAACAACGATACGCAAAGCTTTGATAACATTCTCCAGTCCCTTGAGCTGGTTTTTGTCATCATGTCATCCAACACCTGGTCTAGCTTGCTTTACACCGTGGCGGACACCGACTACCTCGTCAGCTCCATTTTCTTCATTGTAGGGATACTGGTCTTGAGTTTGTGGCTCATATCTCTACTAATCGCGGTCATCACTTCCTCTTTTCAAATCATCCGCGAAGAGAGCAAGACAAGTGCATTTACCGGAGAAGAGATCAAGGAGGAAGACACAGAGGACAGCGGAGAAAAACAACGCGTGAGCAGTCTTAAACGCTGGTATGACAAGACGTTGTGGCTATGGGTGTCTGTGATATCTTTTGGGCTCGTTTCTCAGATGATGAGAAGCTCGAACATGAGCGATTTCCGTCAATTTTTCATCAACTCGGCAGAAAGCATCGTTACTCTCATACTGTTCGTGGAGATCATCATACGGCTCATTGTTGATTGGAGACACTTCTTCAGGAGCAAGCGCAACGTTACCGACCTTGCGCTTGCCATCATCACTGCCATCATACAAATCCCGGCTATCAAAGAGGCACACAATGGAAAAGCGTACGCTTGGTTGTCCATCTTCCAGATCATTCGGGTTTACCGTGTTGTGCTGGCTGTTCCGATGACGCGAGACCTTATT ATGATAGTCTTCGGCAATGCAGGCGGTCTACTGAACCTGATTCTCTTTGTGTTTTTGTTAACTTTCCTGGCTTCCATCTTTGCTTCACAGCTCTTCCGAGGAGAAATTCCAGAGCAAAATGATGGGGAGGACACACGTGTGCCCTTTTTCAACATCTACAACTCCTTCTTGGGAATGTACCAAATCTTTTCCAGCGAGAACTGGACTACTATCCTATACAGTGTTACTAGTGCGCAGAAGGAGTTCGGCACAGCCTGGATAGGAGCATCTTTCTGCGTCATGTGGTTCATCTTTGCTAATC TCATTGTCTTGAACATGTTTATTGCCGTCATCCAGGAGAACTTTGATGTTTCCGAAGATGAGAAGCGTCTACAACAAGTCAAAGCGTTTCTTCAGCAAAAGGAAGATGGCCTGACATCGTCCACTGGCAACCTATCTCTGTCGTCTATCTTTAAACTCGGACAAGCGCGTCGTAGAGATCCACTAGACTATGGCCATGCCGCCACCGAAATGCTACTCAAAGACGCGGTTGTCCGTGACTTCCTCGATGAGGGCAATGGCAATCACGGTCCAGCAGAAGATGATCCTCGACCGGGCATTCATCCGGCGAAGACCGTAGTAGGATCTGGCCTCATGTCCACTTGGTGGCAACGATTCTTGCGCCGGATCGTCCACCGGGAACCAAACCCCTTTTACGCTCCCTTGGATTTCGGCCGTGCGTATGAGGACCTGGATCCCCGAAGAATGGCGAAAGAGGTTGTTTCAGCTACGGAAAGACGAAAAAAGGCTCAACGAGAGTATCTTCGAAACCATCCCAACTACAACGTCTCTCTGTTCATGTTCAAAGTCCACAATCCGATACGCAAACTATGCCAGCGCGTTGTAGGCCCCGGCCGGGGTGGTGACCGCATCGAAGGAGTCGCGCCATCCGTTCCCATCTGGTATGCATTCTCGGCATTCATCTACGCGGCGATCATTGCCATGGTACTGTTAGCATGCATTACCACGCCACTTTATCAGCGACAGTACTTCATGACCCACGCATTCAGCGTGAAGAACTGGTTTGTATGGGTAGATATGGGTTTTGCCGTTCTCTTCACCATCGAGGCACTAATTAAGGTTATTGCCGATGGCTTCTTCTGGACACCCAACGCCTACTTCCGTGGTTCCTGGGGATTCATTGATGGCGTTGTGTTGATCACCCTTTGGATCAACGTTGGCACGTCCTTCATGAACGAAGGTCAAGTCACTCGGACTGTGGGTGCCTTCAAAGCATTGAGAGCTCTTCGCTTGCTCAACATCAGCGATAGTGCACGCGACCACTTCCACTCGCTCATCGTCCGCGGATGGTGGAAACTATTCTCGGCCGCGTTCGTCTCACTGAGTTTGCTGATTCCATTTGCCATCTACGGACTAAATCTTTTTGTTGGTCAGCTGCAGACTTGCAACGACGGCAGTTATCCTGCAGGTGCTGACCTTAGCAACTGCGTGGGGGAGTACGACAGCAGCCCTTTCAACTGGAATGTGCTGGCCCCACGCCAAGTTTCTAATCCCTACTACGATTTTGACAACTTCGGAGACTCTCTCTTCATATTGTTCCAGATTGTATCTCAAGAAGGCTGGACAGACTGTATGTGGTCTGCAATGAGCATCACGGGGGTATTCACGCAGCCAGAGCCCAGGCAATCGCTGGGCAACGCTGTTTACTTCATCATCTTCAATTTGCTCGGCGCGGTCTTTGTGCTTACCCTGTTCGTTTCTGTCTTTATGCGCAACTACACTGAACAGACAGGGGTTGCCTTCCTTACGACCGACCAGCGTTCTTGGCTAGAATTGCGGAAACTCCTTCGTCAAGTCTCCCCATCAAAGCGCCCATCATCAACCAAACAGAGGGAGAGTTGGGAAGAGTGGTGTTATCGGAGAGCTGTTACCAAGACCGGATATTGGCACAAATTCATCACGGGTGTCTTGATACTACATCTCGTGCTACTTTGTTTGGAATGGTACCCAGGCTACGGTCCATGGGAGACTGCGCGAG ACTACATATTCCTTGCGCTTACCATAACTTTCATTGCGAATGTGGTCATTCGAATCATCGGTCTCTCCTGGCATCGGTTCCGAAAGAGCGCCTGGGACATGTTTTCGATCTTCGCCGTGACAGGAACCTTTGTCACATCAATTCTTGTGTTGTCCAAAGGGAAGGCTAATGGGCGAGTCTTTGTCCAGCTTCACAAGCTCTGTCTTGTCTCGATTGCATTCTTGCTCATTCCCCGGAACAACCAGCTTGATCAGCTATTCAAGACTGCCGCAGCAAGTTTAGCAGCCATTGCCAACCTCCTTGCTACATGGTTTGTCCTGTTCCTGGTGTACGCCATCGCGCTCACACAAACCTTTGGTCTCACCCGATTTGGAGCCAACGAAACCGACAACATCAATTTCCGAACGGTACCCAAAGCTCTCATCTTCTTGTTTACCATGAGTGGCGGTGAGGGGTGGAACCAATTCATGGAGGACTTCGCCAACGTCGATAAACCCTATTGCACGGTAGGAGATGGCAAGTACTTCAACAGCGACTGCGGCAGTCCCGAGTGGGCACGAGCTCTCTTCATTACATGGAACATTCTGAGCATGTACATCTTTGTCAACTTGTTTGTCTCGTTGATATACGAGAGTTTCAGTTATGTATATCAACGAAGCAGTGGGCTATCTGTCATTAGCCGAGAAGAGATTCGTCGGTTCAAACAAGCTTGGGCAGAGTTTGACCCTAACGGGAGTGGGTACATCTCGAGAGATGTTTTCCCGAGGCTCCTCGGGGAACTGTCTGGCATTTTCGAGATGCGTATCTACGATGGTGACTTCACCATTGGTTCGCTGATTGAAGAATGCTCCGTAACAAGCCGAAGGGAGTCAAATCTCCCGGTGCCAGGCCGCGAACCGACCAAGGAGATCGACATTGATAAACTCAACCGTCGCCTGTCGCAGCTACCGATTAGCGAAATACGTCGCAGACGAGCACGCATGAATACGTTCTATGAGGAGGTGCTTGTGTCAAGCGACCCAGATAGAGGCATCCAGTTCTCTTCACTGCTGATGATCTTGGCTCACCACAAGGTCATCAACGACAACAAGAGCTTGAG ACTGGAAGAGTTCTTGAGGCGCAGAGCTCGCCTACAACGTGTCGAAGAAGCCGTTCGGCGCAACGTAGTTGTGGGGTTCTTCGATACACTGTACTGGGCGCGACGTTTCCGTCGAGCCATGGAGCTCAAGAAACAAGGGCGTATGGCAACAGTGCCTCAATTTACGGTCCCTGAGATCTTCATCGACGACGAAGACATTACGAATGCCAAACGGGGCCAATCTCCTGCAATGGGAAGCCCGCTTTTCTCACCACAGGACCTGTACCTCCCATCGCCACGTAGTTCTCTGGAGCAAGGCAGGAGCCGAACAAACTCGATCGCGCAAAGGCCAAGCAGAACAAACTCGATTCAACAAACACCGACAGGGTCACCTACACGGGGAAGCCTCCAGCCATCGCCGTTTTCATTGTCAGGCGAGCAAGACTGGCAGTTTGCGTCGGCACTTAGTCGGCCGCCCAGCCCACTCGAAGTTGACAGCGGGCAGGTGGACAATCGCAGCCGTGCAAATAGCGCAGTCAGTGCGGCAGATGTTTTAGAAGTGCTCGACAACTCTGCATGGGGAGAGTCGATAAGGAGGAGTTTCACACAACGGAGGCGCAGTTAG
- a CDS encoding Atrophin-1 multi-domain protein translates to MTREQRLKERETAKILKEEELRRLQEDEQKLASNNARLSERHLKAMMKKHESDLKRLNEEEDWFFDCEKCGTYGSNLNDNTPQISCEKCNVWQHMKCHGITEEQADDSKFVFVCTSCKRKEAEVDQQKLPSLKLRITSQSPSSNSQVQKNGAEPSVPARRPEQVHIPAYQPSTHSAQPWADGPSLSPRGQALGPPGIQRSEAAYGSPTKGANGSMSSPIRTRTLSPSQNPRNSYPTSSPPPYNLERIPSSPNKSFHMPQPQQNGSSFGGPNPFSSNFVPSQPAPYSRSFSRPASAAGPGGSPVKHSPAASPRLAHGLPPSFNFNSPHSSFPPSSAHRPSFSPTKHSSPAPMPAHMSSPAPAPAPMRIVPSPSAQMPARMLPDPIPAPSKHDGMRPVSSHQMSETPIFPPVRSLEPLSSPTILDPPIKKSSPRPDKFHSLTNGTNGVENSSSDQ, encoded by the exons ATGACACGCGAGCAGCGGCTCAAGGAGCGTGAGACGGCCAAAATACTCAAGGAAGAGGAGCTGCGTAGACTACAAGAGGACGAACAAAAGCTAGCGTCGAACAACGCCAGGCTGTCAGAGCGACACTTGAAGGCAATGATGAAGAAACACGAGAGCGATCTCAAGAGACTGAACGAAGAGGAGGACTGGTTCTTTGACTGCGAAAAGTGTGGCACGTACGGCTCCAACCTG AACGACAATACGCCTCAGATATCATGCGAGAAGTGCAATGTCTGGCAACACATGAAGTGCCACGGCATCACAGAAGAACAGGCCGACGATTCAAAATTCGTATTTGTCTGTACTTCATGCAAACGCAAGGAGGCAGAGGTGGATCAGCAGAAACTTCCGTCTTTGAAGTTGCGGATAACATCACAGTCGCCGTCCTCTAATAGCCAGGTACAGAAAAACGGCGCAGAGCCTTCTGTACCGGCGCGCCGGCCTGAACAGGTACACATACCAGCATATCAACCGTCCACGCACTCGGCTCAGCCATGGGCTGATGGCCCAAGTCTATCCCCACGCGGCCAAGCTCTTGGACCACCTGGTATCCAAAGATCGGAGGCGGCGTACGGATCACCAACAAAGGGTGCGAACGGCAGCATGTCGTCGCCAATACGAACCCGCACGCTGTCTCCGAGCCAAAATCCTAGAAACAGTTACCCTACATCATCACCCCCGCCATACAACCTAGAGCGAATCCCAAGCAGCCCAAACAAGAGCTTCCACATGCCGCAACCGCAGCAAAATGGTAGCTCGTTCGGCGGACCGAATCCATTCAGCTCCAACTTTGTACCATCACAACCTGCGCCATATTCGCGAAGCTTCAGCCGACCAGCATCAGCTGCAGGCCCGGGTGGCTCTCCAGTAAAACACTCGCCGGCTGCTTCACCTCGTCTAGCTCATGGCCTACCGCCGAGCTTCAACTTCAATAGTCCGCATTCATCCTTTCCACCGAGCTCAGCTCATCGACCGTCCTTTTCACCCACCAAACACAGCTCACCGGCTCCCATGCCTGCACACATGTCATCGCCAGCGCCAGCACCAGCACCGATGAGAATAGTCCCCTCCCCATCAGCACAAATGCCAGCTCGTATGTTGCCAGACCCTATTCCAGCACCATCAAAACACGACGGCATGCGACCAGTGTCCAGCCATCAAATGTCCGAGACACCCATCTTTCCTCCTGTTAGGAGCTTGGAGCCCCTGTCCAGTCCTACGATTCTGGATCCCCCAATCAAGAAATCAAGCCCCAGGCCAGATAAATTTCACTCGCTGACGAACGGGACCAACGGCGTGGAGAATAGTAGCAGTGACCAATAG
- a CDS encoding Iron only hydrogenase large subunit, C-terminal domain protein produces the protein MSAILSADDLNDFISPGVACIKPIETIPVQQTENANAYEVTTEEKAAASEPPPPASISLTDCLACSGCVTSAEAVLVSLQSHTEVLSTLDTHPSLRAPWLAPSGNNGVVNGNTTNGATNGVKGSHAEGKLFVASVSPQARASLAAVFNVSEAEAGNMISQLLSGPSGLRDGGQQGSDFIWVIDTNAMREACLVAAADEVTKALALEAAKASPKPGSEGAIDITPKAPILTSACPGWICYAEKTHPYVLPHLSRLKSPQALTGTLIKSVLSERYNVPPSQIWHLAIMPCFDKKLEASRGELTSAAWLPSHDSTQEKIRDTDCVITARELLHLAAARGINFASLPRTSLPSADRTPFPDSKLDAFLFPPSRRKNQSALAGPSGGYLYHILQTYQAQNPGSTISVARGRNADVVEYSVVRDSETIIKAARFYGFRNIQNLVRRLKPAKASRLPGGKTGVSRRPGGAGAAIGEGVKNYAYVEVMACPGGCTNGGGQVKVQEVEEVRVYEGIQQANEDAPVPKPGPKEQKEWLARVDDAYFSGTDSEEDEKTNSVEDRGTKPVTTSGQADQDIVDGILRSRIKDVIAHWSSITGVDQQKLIYTSYIKVESNVGKKKQSDMERVAGLAVTVGGGW, from the exons ATGAGCGCCATTCTTTCGGCCGATGACTTGAATGACTTCATATCTCCTGGTGTCGCGTGTATAAAGCCCATAGAAACAATACCTGTACAGCAAACAGAGAATGCA AATGCTTACGAGGTCACCACCGAAGAGAAGGCCGCTGCCTCGGAACCGCCACCGCCTGCCTCGATATCGCTTACAGATTGTCTCGCATGTTCCGGATGCGTGACTAGTGCGGAAGCAGTCTTGGTGTCACTGCAATCGCATACCGAAGTCCTTAGCACGCTGGATACACATCCGTCATTGCGCGCACCATGGCTGGCACCCAGCGGGAACAACGGGGTCGTGAACGGAAATACGACTAACGGTGCAACTAACGGTGTGAAGGGAAGTCATGCTGAGGGAAAGCTGTTTGTGGCGAGCGTCTCACCGCAGGCGCGCGCGAGTCTCGCAGCCGTCTTCAATGTCTCCGAGGCAGAGGCTGGAAACATGATCTCGCAGCTCCTTAGCGGACCCTCTGGCTTGAGGGATGGGGGACAGCAGGGAAGCGACTTTATTTGGGTCATCGACACCAATGCCATGCGCGAAGCCTGCCTTGTTGCAGCAGCAGACGAAGTCACGAAAGCGCTGGCCCTCGAAGCAGCCAAGGCGTCGCCAAAGCCCGGGTCCGAGGGCGCAATCGATATCACGCCGAAAGCACCCATCCTCACATCGGCGTGCCCAGGCTGGATATGCTACGCCGAAAAGACACATCCATATGTTCTACCACACCTCTCGCGTCTCAAGTCTCCCCAGGCGCTTACTGGCACCTTGATCAAGTCGGTTCTCAGCGAACGCTACAACGTACCCCCGTCGCAGATATGGCATCTCGCAATTATGCCGTGCTTCGACAAGAAGCTTGAAGCGAGTCGCGGCGAGCTTACGTCTGCCGCCTGGCTACCCAGCCACGACTCAACGCAAGAAAAAATACGAGACACAGACTGTGTGATTACGGCTCGAGAACTACTACATCTTGCTGCCGCCCGCGGTATCAACTTTGCTAGTCTTCCCCGAACATCGCTCCCTTCGGCGGACCGAACGCCATTTCCCGACTCAAAGCTCGATGCTTTCCTTTTCCCTCCATCACGTCGGAAGAACCAAAGCGCACTCGCCGGACCCTCTGGCGGATACCTATATCACATACTACAAACGTACCAAGCGCAGAACCCGGGATCGACGATATCTGTGGCGAGAGGGCGGAATGCGGACGTGGTCGAATATTCGGTCGTGCGTGACTCTGAAACCATAATCAAGGCGGCGCGCTTTTACGGATTCCGGAATATCCAGAACTTGGTACGGCGACTGAAGCCTGCAAAGGCTAGTCGGCTACCCGGTGGCAAAACGGGTGTTAGTAGAAGGCCGGGAGGGGCCGGTGCGGCTATAGGCGAAGGCGTAAAGAACTATGCCTATGTGGAAGTCATGGCTTGTCCCGGCGGGTGCACAAACGGCGGTGGACAAGTCAAGGTTCAAGAAGTGGAAGAAGTGCGCGTCTACGAAGGCATCCAACAAGCGAATGAAGATGCACCCGTACCAAAACCCGGGCCCAAAGAGCAGAAAGAGTGGCTGGCAAGGGTCGACGATGCCTACTTTTCGGGCACGGATTCAGAAGAAGACGAAAAGACCAACAGTGTCGAAGATCGGGGCACTAAGCCTGTCACTACAAGTGGCCAAGCCGATCAAGATATCGTAGATGGCATATTGAGATCCCGTATCAAGGATGTCATAGCACATTGGTCGAGTATCACGGGCGTAGATCAACAGAAACTGATCTACACGTCCTACATCAAGGTCGAGAGCAATGTTGGGAAGAAGAAGCAAAGTGATATGGAAAGAGTCGCTGGCCTAGCTGTTACCGTAGGAGGTGGATGGTAG